The Methyloterricola oryzae nucleotide sequence CCTGGTGGAACGACGACTGGCCTTCCAGAAAACAGATTACCGTGGACGCGGCGGCCACCGGCGGCGACGTTCAGGAGACGCTGACCGACTTTCCCATGCTGATGCGCCTGCATACCGGGAACTTCGGGTTTTTCGCCGACCTCGGGGAGAACGGTAAGGATCTGCGCTTCATGGCGGATGACAAGACGCCCTTGAAGCACCATGTGGAGAAACTCGACGCCCTGAACGAGATGGCTCTGGTGTGGGTGAAGGTTCCCAAGGTGCGCGGCGGCATGGCGACCGATTCCCTGTGGATGTACTACGGCAACGCCAATACGGCGGATGGTTCGGACCCGAAGGCCAGCTATGACGTGAACCAGTCCCTGGTGTTCCACTTTGCCGAGGGAACGGCGTTGCCCGAGGACGCCACGGCCTATGCGAACAATGCCGTGGAATCGCGGGCGGTGATCGATCCGGCCGGTTGGATCGGCGCGGCCGCGCGCTTCGATGGAAGCACGCACATGGATGTCAAGGCATCGCCCTCCCTGGCCGTCGTGCCGGAAACTGGCTGGACCTTCAGCGCCTGGGTGAAGATCGATGGTCAACAGCAGCCGAGCCTGCTGATGCTGGCCCAGGACAGTCCGAACATGATCGACCTGAGCCTCAACGGCACCGCGCTGACAGCCCGCTACCAGGGCCCCAACAGCCTGGCGGTGCAGACCACGCCTGCGGTCAATCTGACCCTTGGCAAGTGGCAGCATGTGGCGCTGGTGGTCACAAAGGACAGGATGGAACTGTTCCTTGACGGAATGCCAGTGGCCAACGCAGCCATTGCCCTGGTCCCCATGAATCCTGCCCTGTTCATCGGCGGCGCCGACACGCGGCCCGGATTTGCGGGCTTCCTGGACGAGGTGCAGGTGGCCAAAGTCGCGCGTAGCGCCGACTGGATCAAGCTGCAATACCGCAGCCAGAGCCCGGATTTCACCGTGCTCAATCTGGGCCAGGACGAAAGCAAGGGTTCCGAGGGCGGACCCAATTATTTCGTCATCATCCTGCAGAGCCTCACCGTGGACGGCTGGGTGGTGATCGCCCTGTGCGGGGTCATGTTCATCATCAGCTCCCTGGTCATGGTCACCAAGGGCCTGTCTATCTCTCGTTCGCGCAAGGACAACCGCGCTTTTCTCGACCAGTATCGCAGCATGGACGCCAAGGCCGACCCGGCGGCCCTGGATCAGGAGGAGACCGAGGAGGAGAAGGAGCTAGAGGAGTCCGCGTTTCTCACCGCCCTGGTGGGCAAGCACGACCACTTCCAGTCGTCGCCCATCTACCACGTCTACCATGCCGGTGTGCAGGAGCTGAAAAAGCGCTTCGCCGAAGGCGTGGCGGACAAGCCCCTTACCGCCGAAGCCATCAACGTGATCCGCGCGCGCCTGGATGCGGCGGTGGTGCGGGAAGGGCAGAAGCTGAACCAGAACATGGTGCTGCTCACCATCGCCATCTCCGGCGGGCCGTTCCTGGGCCTGCTCGGCACCGTGCTGGGGGTGATGATCACCTTCGCCGTGATCGCCGCCACCGGCGACGTCAACATCAACTCCATCGCCCCCGGCATCTCCGGTGCCCTGCTCGCCACCGTCGCCGGCCTGGCCGTCGCCATCCCCGCCCTGTTTGGCTACAACTACCTGCTCACCCAGATCAAGGACCTGACGGCGGACATGCACGTGTTCACCGACGAGTTCCTGGCCATGGTCTCCGAGCGCGCCGCAGACCTGCAGCGCGAGGGCTAAGCCATGAAAATCGGCGAGGAAGGCAAGGTCTACGACGACATCAACATCACGCCCATGCTGGACGTGGCGTATGTGCTGCTGCTGATCTTCATCATCATGACCACGGCGACGGTGCAGGGCATCACCGTCAACCTGCCCAAGGCCAGCAGCACGCTGGCCC carries:
- a CDS encoding DUF2341 domain-containing protein, translating into MNSKTAVVLLSLALFLPEAALAWWNDDWPSRKQITVDAAATGGDVQETLTDFPMLMRLHTGNFGFFADLGENGKDLRFMADDKTPLKHHVEKLDALNEMALVWVKVPKVRGGMATDSLWMYYGNANTADGSDPKASYDVNQSLVFHFAEGTALPEDATAYANNAVESRAVIDPAGWIGAAARFDGSTHMDVKASPSLAVVPETGWTFSAWVKIDGQQQPSLLMLAQDSPNMIDLSLNGTALTARYQGPNSLAVQTTPAVNLTLGKWQHVALVVTKDRMELFLDGMPVANAAIALVPMNPALFIGGADTRPGFAGFLDEVQVAKVARSADWIKLQYRSQSPDFTVLNLGQDESKGSEGGPNYFVIILQSLTVDGWVVIALCGVMFIISSLVMVTKGLSISRSRKDNRAFLDQYRSMDAKADPAALDQEETEEEKELEESAFLTALVGKHDHFQSSPIYHVYHAGVQELKKRFAEGVADKPLTAEAINVIRARLDAAVVREGQKLNQNMVLLTIAISGGPFLGLLGTVLGVMITFAVIAATGDVNINSIAPGISGALLATVAGLAVAIPALFGYNYLLTQIKDLTADMHVFTDEFLAMVSERAADLQREG
- a CDS encoding ExbD/TolR family protein: MKIGEEGKVYDDINITPMLDVAYVLLLIFIIMTTATVQGITVNLPKASSTLA